The following coding sequences are from one Paenibacillus stellifer window:
- a CDS encoding NlpC/P60 family protein, with amino-acid sequence MIPIHSRRLMLGALSAILLTASGCSDGKNVQTRAVAPKSTLKTKTYIESLPVYDSSGKTWLPLEPAANSLGYRVVEEPGGGGYVKIGYSDVLYKVRSGSPHAYSWGEPCVLPDAPDLKNGKIYMTAAALSKLFHSRVSVTPSTGEVFISTPKDQENTNRSVPESGTGSGQAGTSGGTGLIESNGADRDAGAARDNRSVQLKSDGSMMRIQNLSLSDAASLVSYAKQFLGVPYEFGAAPYEESKTFDCSSFTRHVFKKFGKDLPRLAKDQDNLGTKVTRQQLQPGDLIFFTVPGRFEKDTIPGHVGIYIGDGKFIHTWGNPGVQISELDSGYWNGVILGMRRIF; translated from the coding sequence ATGATTCCCATCCATTCCCGCAGACTGATGCTGGGCGCTTTATCCGCGATTCTGTTGACCGCATCGGGCTGCAGTGACGGAAAGAACGTCCAAACCCGCGCCGTGGCGCCGAAGTCCACACTCAAGACCAAGACCTATATCGAGAGTCTTCCCGTCTACGACTCATCCGGAAAAACCTGGCTTCCTCTGGAGCCCGCGGCCAACTCTCTCGGCTACCGCGTTGTGGAAGAACCGGGCGGAGGCGGCTATGTCAAAATCGGCTACAGTGATGTGCTCTATAAAGTGCGGTCAGGTTCGCCACACGCCTACTCCTGGGGTGAACCCTGTGTGCTGCCGGATGCTCCCGATTTGAAGAACGGCAAAATCTACATGACAGCCGCTGCGTTGTCCAAGCTGTTTCACTCCCGCGTCAGCGTGACGCCGAGTACAGGAGAAGTCTTTATCTCCACGCCGAAAGATCAGGAGAACACCAATCGTTCCGTACCGGAGAGCGGCACCGGTTCAGGACAAGCCGGAACATCGGGCGGAACAGGGCTCATCGAGTCAAATGGTGCAGATAGAGATGCCGGTGCGGCAAGGGACAATCGGAGCGTCCAGCTCAAATCCGACGGCAGCATGATGCGCATCCAAAACCTGTCTCTATCAGATGCCGCAAGCCTCGTCTCCTATGCCAAACAATTTCTCGGCGTTCCCTATGAGTTCGGTGCGGCTCCATATGAGGAATCCAAAACCTTTGACTGCTCGTCCTTCACGCGCCATGTATTTAAGAAATTCGGCAAAGATCTTCCGCGTCTTGCCAAGGACCAGGACAATCTCGGAACGAAGGTAACCCGCCAGCAGCTTCAACCCGGCGACCTTATTTTCTTCACCGTTCCCGGACGCTTTGAAAAAGATACGATTCCCGGACATGTCGGCATTTATATCGGAGACGGAAAATTCATTCATACCTGGGGAAATCCCGGTGTGCAAATCAGTGAGCTGGATTCCGGATACTGGAACGGCGTCATACTTGGTATGCGGAGAATATTTTAA
- a CDS encoding ABC transporter ATP-binding protein, translating to MLKLDKVSKLFNPGTPDEKIALLGIDLQLNAGDFVTIIGSNGAGKSTLMNIISGVMKPDLGEVQIEGSPISGLAEHERSRWIGRVFQDPMAGTSPHMTIEENLAMAYKRGKGRGLSLGVNAAKRKQFREELARLGIGLENRLRAKVGLLSGGERQALSLLMATFTKPQILLLDEHTAALDPARAELITKLTESIVREMKLTTLMVTHNMEQAIRLGNRLIMMDKGRIILDIDEQRKKDLTVERLLGEFETISGHKMADDRVVLG from the coding sequence ATGCTAAAGCTCGATAAAGTATCCAAGCTGTTCAATCCAGGCACCCCGGACGAGAAGATCGCTCTGCTCGGCATCGATCTCCAACTGAACGCCGGCGATTTCGTGACGATTATCGGCAGCAACGGCGCCGGTAAATCGACGCTGATGAATATTATCTCCGGCGTCATGAAGCCGGATCTCGGCGAAGTGCAGATCGAGGGAAGCCCGATCAGCGGACTGGCCGAGCATGAGCGGAGCCGCTGGATCGGCCGGGTCTTCCAGGACCCTATGGCCGGAACCTCGCCGCACATGACGATTGAAGAGAACCTTGCGATGGCATACAAGCGCGGCAAGGGGAGAGGATTGTCGCTCGGCGTGAACGCCGCCAAGCGGAAGCAGTTCCGCGAGGAGCTGGCCCGCCTCGGAATCGGGCTGGAGAACCGGCTGCGCGCGAAGGTGGGCTTGCTGTCCGGCGGTGAACGCCAGGCGCTCAGCCTGTTGATGGCCACCTTCACGAAGCCGCAAATTCTCCTACTCGACGAGCATACGGCTGCCCTTGACCCGGCTCGTGCAGAGCTGATTACGAAGCTGACCGAGTCCATCGTCCGGGAGATGAAGCTGACAACGCTAATGGTCACCCACAACATGGAGCAAGCGATTCGGCTTGGCAACCGTCTTATTATGATGGACAAGGGACGGATCATTCTCGATATTGACGAGCAGCGCAAGAAGGATCTCACTGTCGAGCGCCTGCTTGGCGAGTTCGAGACGATCAGCGGCCACAAGATGGCCGACGACCGGGTTGTTCTCGGCTAG
- a CDS encoding cation:proton antiporter regulatory subunit yields MNYKESDLPGIGKKFVLQTRSGDKVVVIVHDDGRRELYHFEYEDPDHSISMVTLDDDEARFLSAIVGGVTYKPRALESIEVALDDLVIEWYRLEPGHRCVGRTIGELDIRARSGATVIAVIDKNHNKHINPGPELILQADSMVVAAGEREQHRQFKEILRNGCG; encoded by the coding sequence ATGAACTATAAAGAATCGGATCTTCCCGGCATCGGGAAAAAATTTGTGCTGCAGACCCGCAGCGGCGACAAGGTTGTCGTCATCGTGCACGATGACGGACGCCGGGAGCTGTATCACTTTGAGTATGAGGACCCGGATCACAGCATTTCCATGGTCACGCTGGATGATGATGAGGCCCGCTTTCTGTCAGCGATCGTTGGAGGCGTCACCTACAAGCCAAGAGCGCTGGAATCCATTGAAGTGGCTTTGGACGATCTAGTGATCGAATGGTACCGTCTGGAGCCGGGCCACCGCTGTGTCGGCCGTACGATCGGAGAATTGGATATCCGCGCCCGGTCAGGCGCTACGGTCATTGCCGTAATTGACAAGAACCATAACAAGCATATCAATCCTGGACCCGAGCTCATCCTGCAGGCGGATTCCATGGTCGTCGCAGCCGGAGAACGGGAACAGCACAGGCAGTTCAAAGAAATTTTGCGGAACGGATGTGGTTAA
- a CDS encoding ABC transporter permease, protein MVDSLLGAVELGLLYAFMALGVYITFRILDFPDLTVDGSFTTGGAIAAVMIVHGYSPWLATLAALAGGMIAGLCTGLLHTKGKINGLLSGILMMIALYSINLRILGKPNVSVMGEDTLTSLVRPLYVMPVIVIIVKVLMDLFLRTDLGLALRATGDNSRMIRSFGVNTDNTTILGISLSNGLVALSGALIAQYSSFADASMGIGMIVIGLASVIIGEAIFGSGSVFRATLAAVLGSIVYRIVVALALRVDWLDASDLKLITALIVIVALVFPSIRRHYKQRNSARKRTAALAQQVMKSQKGGAADAKAR, encoded by the coding sequence ATGGTTGATTCATTGCTTGGAGCGGTCGAACTGGGGCTGCTCTACGCGTTCATGGCGCTGGGCGTCTATATTACATTCCGGATTCTGGACTTTCCGGATTTGACCGTGGACGGAAGCTTCACGACAGGCGGCGCCATCGCCGCTGTGATGATTGTTCACGGATATTCTCCGTGGCTGGCGACGCTGGCCGCGCTGGCAGGCGGCATGATCGCAGGATTGTGTACGGGCCTGCTGCATACCAAAGGCAAGATTAACGGGCTGTTGTCCGGGATTCTGATGATGATCGCGCTGTATTCCATTAACCTGCGGATATTGGGCAAGCCGAATGTATCTGTAATGGGCGAGGATACGTTGACCTCCTTGGTCAGACCGCTCTATGTCATGCCTGTAATTGTAATTATTGTGAAGGTTCTGATGGACCTGTTCCTGCGGACGGACCTTGGGCTTGCGCTTCGGGCGACCGGCGACAATTCCCGGATGATCCGCAGCTTCGGCGTCAACACCGATAACACCACTATTCTCGGCATCAGCTTGTCGAACGGGCTTGTCGCTCTGTCCGGTGCGCTGATCGCCCAGTATTCATCCTTCGCCGACGCTTCAATGGGCATCGGGATGATCGTCATCGGTCTCGCTTCTGTCATTATCGGCGAAGCGATCTTCGGCTCCGGCAGCGTCTTCCGGGCGACGCTGGCTGCCGTGCTCGGCTCCATTGTGTACCGGATTGTCGTAGCGCTTGCGCTGCGCGTCGATTGGCTGGACGCTTCCGATCTGAAGCTGATTACGGCGCTTATCGTTATCGTCGCCCTCGTATTTCCTTCGATCCGGCGGCATTACAAGCAGAGAAACAGCGCCCGCAAGCGGACCGCCGCTCTGGCTCAGCAGGTGATGAAGAGTCAGAAAGGAGGTGCTGCGGATGCTAAAGCTCGATAA
- a CDS encoding MgtC/SapB family protein, with product MGMHIESMIKLLIALLFGLFIGIDRQLKQKPLGIRTSMVISIASCLVTIVSIRAFDKFSGPDHPNMDPMRLAAQIVSGIGFLGAGVILRRGGDAISGLTSAALIWTASGIGIAVGAGFYVEAGMAVVLLMFAVNAVPYLIRAIGPQKLNKHDVSVKIIMVPNGAITEVIQKIENRKGRSKDRSKEKSTERIIRRMKIKDLDDGRQMIDMVLSAADRDLATKIYYDLKGIDYISNVEVEQL from the coding sequence ATGGGTATGCATATCGAATCCATGATTAAATTGCTGATAGCCCTGCTGTTCGGACTGTTCATCGGAATTGACCGGCAGTTGAAGCAGAAGCCGCTGGGAATTCGGACCAGTATGGTTATCAGTATCGCCAGCTGTCTTGTCACCATCGTATCCATCCGGGCCTTTGACAAATTCTCCGGTCCTGATCACCCCAATATGGACCCGATGCGACTCGCGGCGCAGATCGTCAGCGGCATCGGCTTTCTGGGAGCCGGTGTCATTTTGCGCAGAGGGGGCGACGCGATCTCGGGACTCACTTCCGCGGCGCTGATCTGGACGGCATCCGGAATCGGTATCGCCGTTGGGGCGGGATTCTACGTGGAAGCGGGAATGGCGGTCGTTCTGCTGATGTTCGCAGTTAACGCCGTTCCCTACCTGATTCGCGCCATCGGTCCGCAGAAGCTGAACAAGCACGACGTCTCGGTCAAGATTATTATGGTGCCCAACGGCGCCATAACTGAAGTTATCCAAAAAATCGAGAACCGGAAAGGGCGATCCAAGGACAGATCCAAGGAGAAATCAACCGAGCGGATTATCCGGCGGATGAAGATCAAGGATCTGGACGACGGGCGGCAGATGATCGACATGGTGCTATCGGCAGCGGACAGGGATCTGGCAACCAAAATCTACTATGATCTTAAAGGCATAGACTACATTTCCAACGTCGAAGTCGAGCAGTTGTAA
- a CDS encoding cation:proton antiporter, with translation MNHIVFEVGLAVALIALSGLIAAKLRFSVIPFYILIGMAVGPHAFKLWHLDFRFIESAELIEFMGRIGVLFLLFYLGLEFSVGRLLKAGKSIAVGGTIYILINFSLGLLLGLCLGFPVKEMLVIAGITTISSSAIVAKVLVDLKRTANPETEMILGIIMFEDVFLAVYISILSGLVLSDSSSIGGVLMSAGIALVYMLGLLIVGRKLVPLLNRVLNIRSGELFTIVIFAALFLVAGFSETIHVAEAIGALLIGLVLAETEHAKRIEKLIIPFRDFFGAIFFFSFGLSIDPLTLGGEAMWYALAAVIVTLIGNFIAGMLAGRTADLNPRASSNIGLTIVSRGEFSIIMANLGKAGGLLAILQPFAAMYVLILAILGPLLTKESKVIYLALNRLFKFESRHKKRLQRKRTTVTEES, from the coding sequence ATGAATCACATCGTATTTGAAGTTGGATTGGCTGTCGCATTGATCGCTCTGTCCGGACTTATTGCCGCCAAACTCCGTTTTTCCGTCATCCCTTTCTATATTTTGATCGGCATGGCCGTTGGACCGCATGCATTCAAGCTCTGGCATCTGGACTTTCGCTTTATTGAAAGCGCCGAACTCATTGAGTTCATGGGCCGGATCGGCGTGCTGTTCCTGCTCTTCTACCTCGGTCTGGAATTCTCGGTCGGCCGCCTGCTCAAAGCAGGCAAATCGATCGCGGTCGGGGGAACCATCTACATTCTGATCAATTTCTCGCTGGGGCTGCTCCTCGGCCTTTGTTTGGGTTTTCCGGTCAAGGAAATGCTGGTGATCGCCGGAATAACCACGATTTCATCCAGCGCTATTGTGGCTAAAGTACTCGTCGACCTCAAACGGACCGCCAACCCCGAGACGGAAATGATTCTAGGGATCATCATGTTCGAGGACGTCTTCCTCGCCGTCTATATCTCGATTCTATCCGGTCTCGTGCTAAGCGATTCCTCTTCGATAGGCGGCGTTCTGATGTCGGCGGGAATCGCGCTCGTCTATATGTTAGGCCTGTTGATTGTAGGCCGTAAATTAGTTCCGTTACTGAACCGGGTACTGAATATCCGTTCAGGCGAACTGTTCACCATTGTCATCTTTGCCGCGCTCTTCCTGGTAGCCGGATTCTCCGAGACGATCCATGTCGCCGAAGCCATCGGCGCTCTGCTGATCGGACTCGTGCTGGCCGAGACGGAGCATGCCAAGCGCATTGAGAAGCTGATCATTCCATTCCGGGATTTCTTCGGAGCTATCTTCTTCTTCAGCTTCGGTCTGTCCATCGACCCGCTGACGCTCGGCGGAGAGGCGATGTGGTACGCGCTTGCAGCCGTCATTGTTACATTGATCGGCAACTTTATCGCCGGCATGCTGGCTGGGCGTACGGCAGATCTGAATCCCCGTGCATCCTCTAACATCGGGCTCACCATCGTCTCCCGGGGAGAATTCTCCATTATCATGGCCAATCTGGGCAAAGCGGGCGGTCTGCTCGCCATTCTCCAGCCTTTCGCCGCCATGTATGTGCTGATTCTCGCGATTCTCGGACCGCTGCTGACGAAGGAATCGAAGGTGATTTATCTCGCGCTTAACCGGTTGTTCAAATTCGAAAGCCGGCATAAGAAACGGCTGCAACGGAAAAGGACCACCGTCACAGAGGAATCCTGA
- a CDS encoding stage VI sporulation protein F: MGYVQYGISPQLVDRIKTKMKNPSTKERVKNLINGVNKQHLQDPGTVRRLVRNACGILGERLTPGQEDAIVRFVIDQRIDPNNTFHLLRLWGMFR; encoded by the coding sequence TTGGGATATGTTCAGTATGGAATCAGCCCGCAGCTGGTGGATCGGATCAAGACGAAAATGAAAAATCCGTCAACCAAGGAGCGGGTTAAAAACTTGATCAACGGGGTGAACAAGCAGCATCTTCAGGACCCCGGCACCGTTCGCAGACTGGTCCGAAACGCCTGTGGCATTTTGGGAGAACGGCTGACTCCGGGTCAGGAGGATGCCATTGTCCGGTTCGTCATCGATCAGCGGATCGATCCGAACAATACGTTTCACCTGCTTCGCCTATGGGGAATGTTCCGTTAA
- a CDS encoding ABC transporter substrate-binding protein, with protein sequence MKKKRIWLGISLCLMLVAAGCGSNNNNSGAGASSAPAGTVGAAGTAAPDTKTYKIAVSQYVEHPSLDATYDGIIAALKDAGIEEGKNLKIDFENAQADQANNLSIAQKIASEKNDLVIGIATPPAQALVQAIKNDTPILFAAVTDPLDAKVVTNLEHPGGNVSGASDTNPEAITRLMDFIATQFPNVKKLGLIINEGEPNAVVMADKAKAALDKHGIELVKAPITNTSEVKQAAQSLVGRADALYITLDNSVVSGVDSIIQVANENKLPFFSSDRDTVEKGAVATVGFKYYDHGYQVGQMAVDVLKNGKKIGDLPVTVQQKLDVILNLKAAAAQGVEVTDAMKAAVTDQANDIIQ encoded by the coding sequence ATGAAGAAAAAGAGAATTTGGCTGGGGATCAGTCTGTGTCTAATGCTTGTGGCCGCTGGCTGCGGCAGTAATAATAACAATTCGGGAGCGGGAGCTTCCTCCGCACCAGCCGGTACCGTCGGAGCGGCGGGCACCGCTGCCCCGGATACCAAAACTTACAAGATTGCGGTCTCGCAGTATGTGGAGCATCCGTCTCTGGATGCCACCTATGACGGAATCATAGCTGCACTTAAAGATGCCGGTATCGAAGAAGGCAAGAACCTGAAGATCGATTTTGAGAACGCACAGGCGGATCAGGCGAATAACCTGTCCATCGCCCAGAAGATCGCGTCCGAGAAGAATGATCTGGTCATCGGTATTGCAACCCCTCCGGCGCAGGCGCTGGTTCAGGCAATCAAGAACGATACGCCGATTCTCTTCGCGGCGGTAACCGATCCGCTGGATGCCAAGGTTGTGACAAATCTTGAACATCCGGGCGGCAATGTATCCGGCGCCTCCGATACAAATCCGGAAGCCATCACGCGCTTGATGGATTTTATCGCGACACAATTCCCGAATGTGAAGAAGCTGGGACTTATCATCAATGAAGGCGAGCCGAACGCCGTTGTTATGGCGGACAAGGCAAAGGCAGCACTGGACAAGCACGGAATCGAGCTGGTCAAGGCGCCGATTACGAATACCTCCGAAGTGAAGCAGGCCGCGCAGTCGCTGGTCGGACGCGCCGATGCGCTGTACATCACGCTCGACAACTCGGTAGTGAGCGGCGTCGATTCCATTATTCAGGTAGCGAACGAGAACAAGCTGCCGTTCTTCTCAAGCGATCGCGACACGGTTGAGAAGGGAGCTGTCGCTACAGTGGGCTTCAAATATTATGACCACGGCTACCAGGTCGGCCAGATGGCTGTCGATGTGCTGAAGAACGGCAAGAAGATCGGCGATCTGCCGGTTACGGTTCAGCAGAAGCTCGACGTCATCCTGAATCTGAAAGCCGCAGCCGCGCAGGGCGTCGAAGTAACGGACGCCATGAAGGCCGCGGTAACTGATCAGGCCAACGACATTATTCAATAA
- the ltrA gene encoding group II intron reverse transcriptase/maturase, whose protein sequence is MKAEYRKGCPQRDSVEHEEYAGVRSAGAREGKERDGANDLMERILDRDNLNRAYKQVKSNHGAPGIDGMTVEAALPWLRENRDELLQSIREGKYKPSPVRRKEIPKPDGSGVRKLGIPTVVDRVIQQAISQQLQPLFEPLFSDGSYGYRRGRSAQQAIRKVKTYAEQGYGQAVEIDLSKYFDTLNHELLLNLLRKQIEDKRVIDLIKKYLKSGVMENGVRRATEEGSPQGGPLSPLLSNVYLNEFDQEMESRGVRVIRYADDIVVLAKSKRAAMRLLESSRTYLEQKLKLQMNPQKSKVVSVVAQKHFKFLGYALGKNGNGVYIRTHPQSLAKAKRKLKELTNRRQGRSAREVMENVKVYIRGWLGHFYVADMKRILQNWNEWLRRRMRMYI, encoded by the coding sequence ATGAAAGCAGAATACCGAAAGGGCTGCCCTCAAAGGGATAGTGTGGAACACGAAGAGTATGCGGGAGTGCGGAGTGCCGGAGCTCGGGAAGGTAAAGAAAGAGACGGTGCAAACGATCTGATGGAACGCATCCTGGACAGAGATAATCTGAACCGGGCGTACAAACAGGTCAAAAGTAATCACGGAGCGCCCGGGATCGATGGGATGACCGTAGAGGCGGCGCTTCCGTGGCTGCGGGAAAACAGAGATGAACTGCTGCAAAGCATCCGGGAAGGGAAATACAAACCAAGCCCGGTGCGGCGCAAGGAAATCCCCAAACCAGATGGAAGCGGAGTGAGAAAGCTCGGCATCCCGACCGTCGTAGATCGGGTGATCCAGCAAGCGATCTCCCAGCAACTGCAACCGTTATTCGAGCCACTTTTCTCGGATGGAAGCTATGGCTACCGCCGGGGTCGAAGTGCGCAACAGGCCATTCGGAAAGTCAAAACGTACGCCGAGCAGGGCTATGGACAAGCGGTTGAAATCGATCTGTCGAAATACTTTGACACGTTGAACCATGAGCTTCTTTTGAACTTGCTGCGCAAACAGATCGAGGATAAACGCGTCATCGACCTGATCAAAAAGTACCTGAAAAGCGGAGTCATGGAAAACGGGGTACGACGCGCAACGGAGGAAGGATCGCCGCAAGGCGGGCCGCTGTCTCCGCTTTTGTCAAATGTCTATCTGAACGAATTCGATCAGGAGATGGAGAGCCGAGGCGTGAGGGTCATCCGCTATGCGGACGACATTGTCGTGCTGGCGAAGAGCAAACGAGCAGCCATGCGACTGCTGGAATCCAGCCGGACGTACTTGGAGCAGAAGCTAAAACTTCAAATGAACCCGCAGAAGAGTAAGGTCGTCAGCGTCGTGGCGCAGAAACACTTTAAATTCCTCGGCTATGCGCTGGGAAAGAACGGGAACGGTGTGTACATTCGCACCCATCCGCAATCTCTCGCTAAAGCAAAGAGGAAACTGAAAGAGCTCACGAATCGAAGACAAGGCAGGAGTGCAAGAGAGGTAATGGAGAACGTAAAAGTCTACATTCGCGGCTGGCTGGGTCACTTCTACGTAGCCGACATGAAGCGAATCCTGCAAAACTGGAATGAATGGCTGCGAAGGCGGATGCGCATGTACATCTAG